In one Halichondria panicea chromosome 4, odHalPani1.1, whole genome shotgun sequence genomic region, the following are encoded:
- the LOC135335051 gene encoding uncharacterized protein LOC135335051, with translation MRSINSKIFLTFVAINTCVSFVLIFQYTSFANNRGTLMKKFSSFELLHPPSRTISKESEKHSAPVFTSPIVTDLISTASESQSSSVHVSQSAILKEDSSPHHNLTNQDTDLEYHKLPNIESSRLITTRWTSLIGSGKHEHHFFSAYFDGRSFTQLPRPAVNVMGYVNKNSLEQTFYCLFRYSNASSTCSTKPAVHRHVPECWHVGHEATPFQYLCEVESGIPVTVRLSTSQNCQLEMSSAEIQVGNRDVEMRERAPPKKFGICIGGPLIQEDKHFLEDVIEFVEMSKVMGAEQIVFYVNETQVDKEVLEYLWKYYPETVKTIGWRKFKKSEPLHYYGQHIIQSDCFYRFMYEVEYIAMIDLDEMILPIQQNSWTDMIDAFKIPKSVSEFKFQNNFFLPSENTRKLQNCSNKPVPKYFTRTQRITCFPGYSYRTKLMSRPRFILEPCVHRNCAKVAGHDKTYNVPLEQGMLAHYRPTILEDCQHKPKHSDERAKRFESQVVKAICT, from the coding sequence ATGAGAAGTATTAATAGTAAGATATTCTTAACATTTGTTGCAATTAATACATGTGTAAGTTTTGTTCTGATCTTTCAGTACACAAGTTTTGCTAACAACAGGGGTACACTGATGAAGAAGTTTTCCTCTTTTGAACTATTACACCCTCCTAGTAGAACTATTTCTAAAGAATCCGAAAAACACTCAGCACCAGTTTTTACTAGCCCAATTGTGACTGACTTAATCTCTACAGCTTCCGAGTCTCAGTCAAGCAGTGTGCACGTTTCTCAATCTGCCATCCTTAAAGAAGACAGTTCTCCTCACCACAATTTGACAAATCAAGACACGGATCTGGAATATCATAAACTCCCCAATATTGAATCATCTAGACTGATCACAACTCGATGGACCTCACTCATTGGCAGTGGAAAACATGAACACCATTTTTTCTCTGCTTATTTCGATGGAAGATCATTTACACAACTGCCAAGACCAGCTGTGAATGTGATGGGATATGTGAACAAAAATTCATTGGAACAGACATTTTATTGCTTGTTTAGGTACTCGAATGCTTCCAGCACATGTTCCACCAAGCCAGCCGTTCATAGACATGTACCTGAATGTTGGCATGTGGGTCATGAGGCAACACCCTTTCAATACTTGTGTGAGGTGGAAAGTGGAATACCTGTAACAGTGCGATTGAGTACCTCACAGAATTGCCAGTTGGAGATGAGCTCAGCTGAAATCCAAGTTGGGAACAGAGACGTTGAAATGAGGGAGAGAGCTCCTCCTAAAAAGTTTGGAATATGTATTGGAGGCCCGTTGATTCAAGAAGACAAACACTTTTTGGAGGATGTTATTGAATTTGTTGAAATGAGTAAAGTGATGGGAGCTGAACAAATAGTGTTTTATGTGAATGAGACTCAAGTGGATAAAGAAGTGTTAGAATATCTGTGGAAATATTATCCAGAAACTGTTAAGACAATTGGTTGGAGAAAGTTTAAGAAATCGGAACCATTACACTATTACGGACAACATATAATACAGAGCGATTGTTTCTACAGGTTTATGTATGAAGTGGAGTACATAGCTATGATCGATTTGGACGAGATGATTCTACCAATACAGCAAAACAGTTGGACAGACATGATTGACGCTTTCAAGATCCCAAAAAGTGTATCTGAATTCAAGTTTCAAAATAATTTCTTCTTGCCTTCCGAAAACACACGGAAATTACAAAACTGCTCGAACAAACCTGTACCAAAATACTTCACAAGAACACAACGAATCACATGCTTCCCGGGTTATAGTTACAGAACAAAGCTCATGTCTCGACCaagattcatccttgagcctTGTGTGCATAGGAACTGTGCGAAGGTAGCTGGTCACGACAAGACCTATAATGTTCCTCTAGAACAGGGTATGCTAGCCCACTATAGACCAACTATCCTAGAAGATTGTCAACATAAACCAAAGCATTCTGATGAACGAGCCAAAAGATTTGAAAGTCAAGTAGTTAAAGCAATTTGTACATAA
- the LOC135335048 gene encoding uncharacterized protein LOC135335048, whose protein sequence is MVMMKCSCMHLLMVLATIQALYGTVLMQGDCRFRYINEPGPTTQSCNIIGSGVNITCYVEGDSFVHIQWHFSSDPSVIGVTNQSTYISIPNSLYSVQTTYQIVENNVNIRRDNFTISKVNNSTVGYYWCSIRGHSTPSQVVHIEQQCSTSAINSCNSPIIPLLSQGSNRCANVSNQNISIVNAQDLQCDSISTPAPKTDSTPLPSTEDKSTPETTTVEDKSITELTTTVEDKSNTELTTTLEDKSITELTTTEDKPSNAQTTQPATDSDIFTMQETSNMETIASTATTIERGDGTSQGGGSLPTDIIWLAIGIVLAFLLVGVFILLAVIAALQCKKRRIKGVTSPTSAESAIALRDIDGQLDKKTEANLEPLYAEIPAAVPGSLIRLGIPNPLLISSSTSNTMTRDDHMMPLSPGSGQYVDMSVQLALRPPVTSPPSGYYETVTPDTFEHGRSGQRPSNSSMPNLPPVLDTSDGVFDDPKYDIIDSSPPTTKKHSKVLVSLSAPQEEHNHLETDGNDYKQILSEFTGKNEISRKLSYDSHTYTPVQPTQSKGSDYTFAIVSTEENYISEQGHLYHILESSTQSQREGSNSPNVKQSVSPVSNPDDCVFDEPSENSTVVVN, encoded by the exons ATGGTGATGATGAAGTGCTCTTGCATGCATCTCCTCATGGTGCTAGCCACCATTCAAGCTCTCTATGGGACAGTGCTCATGCAAG GTGATTGCAGATTCCGCTACATAAATGAGCCTGGACCCACCACACAGAGCTGCAACATTATCGGGTCTGGAGTTAATATAACCTGTTACGTTGAAGGAGATTCATTTGTGCATATTCAGTGGCACTTTTCTTCTGACCCTTCTGTAATTGGTGTGACAAACCAAAGCACTTACATCAGTATACCAAACTCACTATATAGCGTCCAAACTACATATCAAATCGTTGAAAACAATGTGAATATTCGTCGTGATAATTTCACCATTTCCAAGGTGAATAATTCTACTGTTGGTTACTACTGGTGCAGTATTAGAGGTCACTCTACTCCAAGCCAAGTGGTCCACATTGAGCAACAGTGTAGCACCTCAGCAATCAACTCATGCAACTCGCCAATTATACCTCTTCTATCGCAGGGCTCAAATCGATGTGCTAACGTTTCAAATCAAAATATCTCAATTGTGAATGCTCAAGATCTCCAATGTGATTCCATTTCGACCCCCGCTCCTAAAACAGACTCAACCCCACTACCATCCACTGAAGATAAAAGCACTCCAGAAACAACTACTGTTGAAGATAAAAGTATTACAGAGTTGACAACCACTGTTGAAGATAAAAGTAATACAGAATTGACGACTACTCTTGAAGATAAAAGTATTACAGAATTAACGACTACCGAAGACAAGCCTTCTAACGCTCAGACAACGCAGCCTGCTACTGACAGTGACATCTTTACTATGCAAGAAACATCCAACATGGAGACCATTGCCTCAACAGCGACTACCATAGAGAGGGGTGACGGAACTTCCCAGGGTGGGGGGAGCCTACCTACTGATATTATATGGCTGGCTATTGGCATTGTCCTGGCTTTTCTACTTGTGGGTGTCTTCATTCTCCTAGCTGTCATTGCTGCACTGCAGTGCAAGAAGAGAAGAATTAAAG GTGTCACCTCACCCACCAGTGCTGAATCTGCCATTGCCCTGAg GGACATTGATGGTCAATTGGACAAGAAAACAGAGGCCAACTTGGAACCACTGTACGCAGAGATACCAGCTGCAGTGCCTGGCAGTCTGATCAGATTAGGGATACCTAACCCCCTCCTCATAAGCTCTAGTACGTCCAATACAATGACGAGAGATGATCACATGATGCCGTTATCCCCTGGATCTGGTCAATATGTAGACATGTCAGTGCAGCTAGCGCTTCGTCCACCCGTGACCTCTCCCCCGAGTGGCTATTACGAAACAGTTACACCAGACACATTCGAACATGGCAGAAGTGGCCAACGACCTTCAAATTCAAGCATGCCCAATTTGCCCCCCGTACTGGACACAAGTGATGGTGTTTTTGATGATCCTAAGTATGACATTATAGACTCATCTCCTCCTACAACAAAGAAACATTCAAAAGTGCTAGTATCGCTATCAGCACCTCAAGAAGAGCACAACCATTTGGAAACCGATGGAAACGACTATAAACAGATATTGAGTGAATTCACAGGCAAAAACGAGATCAGTCGCAAACTTAGCTATGATTCTCACACTTACACTCCGGTTCAGCCCACTCAGTCGAAAGGGAGTGACTATACATTTGCTATTGTGAGTACAGAAGAAAATTATATCAGTGAGCAAGGACATTTGTATCATATTTTGGAGTCGTCCACTCAGTCGCAAAGGGAAGGATCAAATTCACCGAACGTGAAGCAAAGTGTAAGTCCTGTTTCAAATCCTGATGATTGTGTTTTCGATGAGCCTTCGGAAAATTCGACTGTAGTTGTGAATTAA